The following nucleotide sequence is from Tenuifilum sp. 4138str.
AAGAAGACCTTTGCCGACCATCATAATTTTACGGTTAAGGAAATTCTATCTATTTTTGAGGTCACCTCAAACGATGTAAAGCTGGTAACCACCGAAAAGGATGCAGCTCGTATTCGTGGGCTAAACCTGCCATCGGATGTAAAAAGTAGGATTTACTACTTGCCGCTTGAGGTTTACTTTATCAATAACAACGAAAATAGGTTTAACAGTCAAATACTCAATTATGTTGGAGAAAATAAACCAAACAGTAACCTATATCAAGAGTAAGGTTACCATTGAGCCCGAAGTGGGGATTATACTTGGAACCGGTTTGGGTGGCTTAGTTCGTGAAATTGAAAATCAACAGGCATTGGAGTATAAGGATATACCTAACTTTCCTGTTTCCACTGTTGAAGGACACTCGGGACGATTAATATTTGGCACCCTTGGCGGTAAAAAGGTTGTAGCCATGCAGGGCCGCTTCCACTACTACGAGGGTTACGATATGAAACAGGTAACCTTCCCGGTTAGGGTGATGAAGTTCCTTGGCATTAAGTATCTTTTTGTATCAAATGCCAGCGGGGGTGTAAACCCCGACTTTGAGATTGGCGATTTGATGATAATTAACGACCATATCAACCTAATGCCCAATCCGCTCTTAGGGCCCAATATCAATGAGCTTGGACCCCGTTTCCCCGATATGCATAAACCCTACGATCACGATTTGATTGCCTTAGCCCAAAAGATTGGGGCTGAACTGGGCTTCAAATTGCAGATTGGATGCTACGTGGGAACTACCGGCCCAACCTTTGAAACACCTAAGGAATATCAGTATTTCCGTATTATTGGCGGTGACACAGTGGGCATGTCAACCGTTCCGGAAGTTATTGTTGCCCGTCACATGAACCTGCCTGTGTTTGCCATATCCATTATTACCGATTTGGGTGTTCCAGGCAAAATTGTTGAGGTGTCGCACGAGGAGGTTCAAAAGGTAGGAGCCATGGCCGAACAAAAGATGACAAGAATTTTCAAGGAGATGCTCACAAGGCTATAATCCTTAATGCTATTCG
It contains:
- a CDS encoding purine-nucleoside phosphorylase; its protein translation is MLEKINQTVTYIKSKVTIEPEVGIILGTGLGGLVREIENQQALEYKDIPNFPVSTVEGHSGRLIFGTLGGKKVVAMQGRFHYYEGYDMKQVTFPVRVMKFLGIKYLFVSNASGGVNPDFEIGDLMIINDHINLMPNPLLGPNINELGPRFPDMHKPYDHDLIALAQKIGAELGFKLQIGCYVGTTGPTFETPKEYQYFRIIGGDTVGMSTVPEVIVARHMNLPVFAISIITDLGVPGKIVEVSHEEVQKVGAMAEQKMTRIFKEMLTRL